CGCATCATCAGGATCGCCGTAAATTGCTGCTTTTCACGCTGGCACTACAGATGCTCGGCTTTTGTGGTTTTATCCTCTGGCCTGCGCAATTGCCGATTCTCTGGGCGGTGGTGTGCGGTATCGGCCTGGGCGGCGCGTTTCCTTTATGTCTGGTGCTGGCGCTCGACCATGCCCGACATCCGGTAATCTCCGGTAAATTAGTCGCTTTCATGCAGGGGATTGGTTTTATTATTGCTGGCCTCTCTCCCTGGCTCTCTGGTCTCTTGCGCAGTCTGAGCGGCAATTACTGGCTTGACTGGACGTTCCATGCCCTCTGTATCGCCGGACTGATGGCGCTCACAGTGCGTTTCGTTCCCACACGCTATCCACAGGAGTGGTCAGTCGCCGAATAAGGCACGAACGGAAGAACAGAGGATTAACCGGGTCGTTTCGGGGGGGCTGACAACGAAAGTGCCAGTTGGCTGGCACTTTCCCACAGGACGCGACAACCCAATATAAAAATGGCAATCATCAATAATAATGATTTATTGCCGTGCAAATTAACGCTTACCGTAACCCACCATAAAACGAATGATCAGGCCGCAGGCAGGTGAAAGAAAAAGAAACAATCCTGTGACCATTTCATCACCCGCAGTCAACCACATCGTAGTGTAGTATATCAGCACTGCCAGAACGACCATGCCAAGAAGCGCGCTAATGGCTGATATCCAACCTAAAACCTGCGCGATATACCCGCTGACACCCAGCATACTCGCGAGCAGAAAGGCTAAAAAAAAGATCATCGCTGTACCTCCTTTTTGCGTGAACTCCAAACCTAAATCCTTACTCTCCTTATACTTTTCATCATAAACTAAAGCGCCACCACCAGCAAATTTCACAACTTTTTTATAACAAGTCTAATTATACGAATATTCCGCATTGTGCTTTTCTAACCTTATTAAAAACAAATAATTAAAAAACACGCCATTATCCTTTATACGCCATGCAAATATTTACGCTTCTTGATTAATTATTTGTGGCTGACATTAATCCCCTGATGGTACATTATACGTCCAGCATTCATGCCCCTCGTGGTTTTATCCTGACGCAGTTTTACACTCTTAGCAGGAACCATTGTCGTACATGATGGCCTAAGACATTGAGTGTACCGCGTTGGAGAATTCATCTTCTGCGATACAAAAATGGGTATCTATAGAAGGTGTTTATGTTCCCAACATGCAAATTTTCCCGCGCGTTTCTGCATCCGCGTTACTGGCTCACCTGGTTTGGCCTCGGTGTGCTTTGGTTATTGGTGCAACTGCCCTACCCTGTTCTGTGCTTTCTCGGCACCCGGACGGGCGCACTGGCGCGCCCCTTACTGAAACGTCGCGAGTCTATTGCCCGCAAAAATCTTGAGCTCTGCTTCCCGTCTTATTCTCCGGAACAGAGAGAAAAGATGATTGAAGAGAATTTCCGTTCTCTCGGGATGGCGCTGCTGGAAACCGGTATGGCCTGGTTCTGGCCTGACCGTCGCGTGCGTAAATGGTTTGATGTTGAGGGACTGGAAAACCTACAGCGCGCGCAGGCGCAAAACCGCGGCGTGATGGTCGTTGGCGTTCACTTTATGTCACTGGAACTGGGTGGCCGGGTAATGGGGCTTTGCCAGCCGATGATGGCAACCTATCGTCCACACAACAATCCGCTGATGGAATGGGTACAGACCCGCGGACGGATGCGTTCGAATAAAGCGATGATCGGCAGAAACAATCTGCGCGGTATCGTCGGTGCCCTGAAAAAAGGGGAAGCCGTCTGGTTTGCCCCCGACCAGGATTACGGCCCGAAAGGCAGTTCTTTCGCGCCGTTCTTCGCCGTTAAAAACGTAGCGACCACTAATGGTACCTATGTGTTGTCGCGCCTGTCAGGTTCCGCGATGCTCACCGTAACGATGGTCAGAAAAGCCGGTAATTGCGGCTACCGTCTGTATATCTCACCAGAGATGCAAGGCTACCCGGCGGATGAAAATCAGGCTGCTGCCTATATGAACAAGATTATCGAGAAAGAGATCATGCGCGCACCCGAACAGTATCTCTGGATCCATCGCCGCTTTAAAACCCGTCCAATGGGTGAAACCTCACTCTACATTTAAAAAAGGCCGCAAGGCCTTTTTTATTGCCTGTCACTCGCCAATAACCTTGATTATGTTATGGTTTTTATCCTCGTTTTTCAGGTCGTCAATCGCGTCGCTCAAATGTGATTTATTACCCTCTGCAATTATACTGTCGCCGAATCACGACAGTTGTAAGTTACTAAAAGTAAATAAAAAAATCCCTCTTGTCTCGCCTCATTTTTAGGCGTACATTAGCGCCGTCTGGAGCAATCAACGCACAGAATTCTGAGGTGGTGCCGTAAACGAAATGAGGAATATTCTGGGTTTCGTTTTTACCGGTATCAGCTCTCTATAATCAGATGAGATGAAATTCATTCAGGCGTATCAGTTATTGCGCGGAGAGATGAAAGTGAAATATTTCTTTATGGGCATTTCTTTTATGGTCATCGTTTGGGCCGGTACGTTTGCTCTGATGATCTAAAGACAACAATGCAGCAAAAAAACAGGAGCCGATGGCTCCTGTTTGCGTTTGGAAGGACTGGGTTTTACTCAAGTGTCTCAGAGGGTGATTTCGTCCCGGCTGGCAGCAAGCCATCGGCGCGGAACATTGATTTAATCCCTCTGATCGCCTGACGAATGCGATCGCGGTTCTCAATCAGCGCGAAGCGGACATGGGTATCGCCGTAATCACCAAAACCAATGCCTGGCGATACACATACTTTGGCGTCGTTCAGTAGTTTCTTCGCGAAGTCCAGCGACCCCATGCCGGCATACTGTTCCGGGATCTTCGCCCATACGTACATCGAAGCCTTCGGCATTTCGACCATCCATCCGGCCTCATGCAGGCCTTTCACCAGCACGTCACGGCGACGCTTATACTGCTCGGCGATATCCCGTACGCACTGCTGATCGCCTTCCAGCGCCGCAATCGCCGCAACCTGCAACGGGGTAAACGTCCCGTAATCGTGATAGCTCTTAATCCGCGCCAGCGCGTTGACCAGCGTTTTGTTACCGACCATAAAGCCAATACGCCAGCCGGCCATGTTGTAGCTTTTCGACAGGGTGAAAAATTCCACCGCCACGTCGCGAGCGCCAGGCACCTGCATGATGGACGGCGCTTTCCAGCCGTCGTAAACGATGTCGGCATAAGCCAGATCGTGCACCACCAGCACATCGTAACGCTTCGCCAGCGCGACCACTTTCTCAAAAAATTCTAACTCAACGCACTGTGCCGTCGGGTTAGACGGGAAGCCGAGGATCATCATCTTCGGCTTTGGATAACTTTCGCGAATCGCACGTTCCAGCTCGTTGAAGAAATCGATACCTTCCACCAGCGGAACAGAACGGACCTGCGCGCCGGCGATCACCGCACCGTAAATATGAATGGGATAACTGGGGTTCGGCACCAGCACCGTATCACCGTGATCGAGCGTGGCCAGCATCAGATGCGCCAGCCCCTCTTTTGAGCCGATGGTGACAATCGCTTCGGATTCCGGGTCGATATCGACATCATAACGTTCCTGATACCACCGGGAGATGGCCCGACGCAGACGCGGAATACCGCGAGAAGTTGAATAACCGTGCGTATCCGGGCGCTGCGCCACGGTACACAGTTTTTCGACGATATGAGGCGGCGTCGCGCCGTCCGGGTTCCCCATGCTGAAGTCGATAATATCTTCGCCGCGCCGACGCGCAGCCATCTTCAGTTCAGCGGTGATGTTAAAAACGTAAGGGGGAAGACGATCAATACGCGTAAAGCGACGTTCAGGGCGAGAGTCAGCCATAATTTCCTCAGATTCACGTTAGCGCCCGGACCGTCCGAGCGACGCTGCCACGATGGTGGCACGTTTAGAAAATAGCCTGATTAAAATCCTTCTGTCGAGAGGGAAAGGAAAATATTTTTTCGTTCACCAAAAGAGGAATAACAATTTTAAAAGGGGAAATAACAGGTTTTCGACACCACTCAATATTACCTTCTAATAACATTTTGTTGCCATGATGATAACTATGAAAGCAGGCATTTTATGAGATGTATTGTAAATACACCAATCAACCATCAATCCCCTTTTAAAACCATGGTTTTTCCTCATTAGCCGCAAGATCTCAGCAGGCTGGTCATCCCCTCTGAGGTTACCTATCATAGGGCTTTAATCCTTTGGCAAGAGTCCCCCCGTGCACGAAATATTTACCATGCTGCTGGCCGTGTTTGACCGCGCAGCGCTGATGCTATTTTGCCTGTTCTTTCTCATCCGCATCCGCCTGTTTCGCGAGCTGCTGCATAAATCTGCCCATACGCCAAAGGAATTGCTTGCTGTCACCGCGATTTTTTCGATGTTCGCGTTGTTCAGTACCTGGTCTGGTGTACCGGTAGAAGGATCGCT
The sequence above is drawn from the Citrobacter amalonaticus genome and encodes:
- a CDS encoding DUF2545 family protein produces the protein MIFFLAFLLASMLGVSGYIAQVLGWISAISALLGMVVLAVLIYYTTMWLTAGDEMVTGLFLFLSPACGLIIRFMVGYGKR
- the lpxP gene encoding kdo(2)-lipid IV(A) palmitoleoyltransferase, whose protein sequence is MFPTCKFSRAFLHPRYWLTWFGLGVLWLLVQLPYPVLCFLGTRTGALARPLLKRRESIARKNLELCFPSYSPEQREKMIEENFRSLGMALLETGMAWFWPDRRVRKWFDVEGLENLQRAQAQNRGVMVVGVHFMSLELGGRVMGLCQPMMATYRPHNNPLMEWVQTRGRMRSNKAMIGRNNLRGIVGALKKGEAVWFAPDQDYGPKGSSFAPFFAVKNVATTNGTYVLSRLSGSAMLTVTMVRKAGNCGYRLYISPEMQGYPADENQAAAYMNKIIEKEIMRAPEQYLWIHRRFKTRPMGETSLYI
- the ypdK gene encoding membrane protein YpdK, which produces MKYFFMGISFMVIVWAGTFALMI
- the alaC gene encoding alanine transaminase, translated to MADSRPERRFTRIDRLPPYVFNITAELKMAARRRGEDIIDFSMGNPDGATPPHIVEKLCTVAQRPDTHGYSTSRGIPRLRRAISRWYQERYDVDIDPESEAIVTIGSKEGLAHLMLATLDHGDTVLVPNPSYPIHIYGAVIAGAQVRSVPLVEGIDFFNELERAIRESYPKPKMMILGFPSNPTAQCVELEFFEKVVALAKRYDVLVVHDLAYADIVYDGWKAPSIMQVPGARDVAVEFFTLSKSYNMAGWRIGFMVGNKTLVNALARIKSYHDYGTFTPLQVAAIAALEGDQQCVRDIAEQYKRRRDVLVKGLHEAGWMVEMPKASMYVWAKIPEQYAGMGSLDFAKKLLNDAKVCVSPGIGFGDYGDTHVRFALIENRDRIRQAIRGIKSMFRADGLLPAGTKSPSETLE